Proteins found in one Elgaria multicarinata webbii isolate HBS135686 ecotype San Diego chromosome 12, rElgMul1.1.pri, whole genome shotgun sequence genomic segment:
- the DDX25 gene encoding ATP-dependent RNA helicase DDX25 produces the protein MGFNRPSKIQETALPLILADPPQNLIAQSQSGTGKTAAFVLAMLSRVNPNDKFPQCLCLAPTFELAVQTGQVVEKMGKFCVDIRVTYAVRGNRFPRGTVMKEQIVIGTPGTLLDWCFKLKLLDVNKIKVFVLDEADVMIDRQNFSDQSVRIQRALSPDCQMLLFSATFEDPVLRFAQRIVPDPNIITLRREDLTLNNIRQYYFECENKEDKYKALCNIYGSITVGQAVIFCQTRKNAKWLYWALSNDGHQVSLLSGELSVEERANVIQKFRDGVDKVLITTNVCARGIDVKQVTIVVNFSLPTTMLQLADFETYLHRIGRAGRFGKKGLAFNMVERHNLPLLFSIQEHFKITIKRLDPDDMEELEKIDD, from the exons ATGGGCTTTAACAGACCATCCAAGATACAGGAAACGGCGCTACCGCTGATTCTAGCTGATCC ACCCCAAAATCTTATAGCACAAAGTCAGTCAGGGACAGGCAAAACGGCTGCTTTTGTTCTGGCTATGCTGAGCAGAGTAAACCCAAATGACAAATTTCCACAG TGCCTCTGTCTAGCTCCCACCTTTGAACTGGCTGTACAAACTGGGCAAGTAGTTGAGAAGATGGGAAAATTCTGTGTCGACATTAGAGTTACGTATGCTGTTCGAGGGAACAGAT TTCCCAGAGGGACTGTAATGAAAGAACAGATAGTAATTGGAACCCCAGGGACCCTGCTAGATTGGTGTTTCAAGCTAAAACTTTTGGATGTAAACAAGATCAAAGTGTTTGTGCTGGATGAAGCAGACGTCATGATTGACAGACAGAATTTCTCAGACCAGAGCGTTCGCATTCAGAG agcTTTGTCACCAGATTGCCAGATGCTTCTCTTCTCAGCAACCTTTGAGGATCCTGTGCTGCGCTTTGCGCAGCGCATTGTCCCTGATCCCAACATCATTACGCTGCGCCGGGAGGACCTGACCCTCAACAATATCAGGCAGTACTACTTTGAGTGTGAGAATAAGGAAGACAAATACAAAGCTCTCTGCAATATCTACGGCAGCATCACCGTCGGCCAGGCTGTCATCTTCTGCCAG ACCCGTAAAAACGCTAAATGGCTCTATTGGGCCCTCTCGAACGACGGGCACCAGGTATCCTTGCTGAGTGGGGAGCTTAGCGTTGAAGAGCGAGCAAATGTGATCCAGAAATTTCGTGATGGGGTAGACAAAGTCCTCATCACAACCAACGTCTGTGCTAGAG GTATCGATGTGAAGCAGGTCACGATCGTAGTCAACTTCAGCCTGCCTACAACGATGTTGCAGCTTGCCGATTTTGAGACGTACCTGCACCGCATCGGCCGAGCGGGCCGCTTCGGGAAGAAGGGCCTAGCGTTCAACATGGTGGAGAGACATAATCTGCCACTTTTGTTTTCTATTCAAGAGCACTTCA agaTTACAATCAAACGCCTTGATCCTGACGATATGGAAGAACTGGAAAAAATAGATGACTGA